One region of Solanum pennellii chromosome 6, SPENNV200 genomic DNA includes:
- the LOC107023528 gene encoding GTP cyclohydrolase 1 — translation MGALDEGHYHAEIDNEVSFELGFETQPETLVIQDAVRVLLQGLGEDINREGIKKTPFRVAKALRQGTRGYKQKVNDIVHGALFPEAGLEGGSGQAGGVGGLVIVRDLDLFSYCESCLLPFQVKCHVGYVPSGKRVVGLSKLSRVADIFAKRLQSPQRLADEVCTALQHGIKPTGVAVVLQCMHIHFPNFESAFLDSTSQGWVKITATSGSGVFEDGNADVWTDFWSLLKFRGISIDNAYRRSSGQSWCPSQSCGMPGQANSAMTNAVNSILKSLGEDPLREELVETPSRFVKWFMNFRNSNLEMKLNGFVRSRIDTRSPQGGNFNDGICSELNLSFWSQCEHHLLPFQGVVHVGYHSSDGVNPVGRPLVQSVVHFYGFKLQVQERVTRQIAETVSSFLGEDIIVVVEANHTCMISRGIEKFGSNTATFAVLGRFSTDPVARAKFLQSLPDSCSAGR, via the exons ATGGGCGCATTAGATGAAGGGCACTATCATGCAGAAATAGACAACGAAGTTAGTTTTGAGCTTGGCTTTGAAACTCAGCCTGAAACACTGGTTATTCAGGATGCTGTTAGAGTCTTATTGCAGGGTTTGGGTGAAGATATCAATAGGGAAGGAATCAAGAAAACCCCTTTTCGTGTTGCTAAGGCTCTAAGACAAGGAACAAGAG GTTACAAACAAAAAGTGAATGATATTGTTCATGGCGCGTTATTCCCTGAAGCTGGATTGGAGGGTGGAAGTGGTCAGGCTGGAGGAGTTGGTGGGCTTGTGATtgttcgagatcttgatctcttttcATACTGTGAGTCTTGCTTGCTTCCATTCCAGGTTAAGTGTCATGTAGGTTATGTCCCATCTGGAAAAAGGGTTGTAGGATTAAGCAAGCTTTCTCGGGTTGCTGATATTTTTGCAAAACGGCTCCAAAGTCCACAGCGCCTTGCTGATGAAGTTTGCACTGCTTTGCAGCATGGAATCAAGCCAACAGGCGTTGCTGTGGTTCTACAGTGTATGCATATtcattttccaaattttgaatCAGCATTTCTCGACTCGACTTCCCAAGGATGGGTAAAGATAACAGCTACCTCAGGTTCTGGTGTTTTTGAGGATGGGAATGCTGATGTTTGGACTGATTTCTGGAGTCTACTGAAATTCAGAGGTATTAGCATAGACAATGCTTATCGTAGATCCTCTGGCCAATCATGGTGCCCATCTCAATCTTGTGGCATGCCAGGACAAGCAAATTCAGCTATGACAAATGCAGTGAATTCAATACTCAAGTCCCTGGGCGAAGATCCATTGAGAGAAGAGCTTGTAGAAACCCCATCTCGGTTTGTGAAGTGGTTCATGAACTTTAGAAACTCTAATTTGGAGATGAAACTGAATGGCTTTGTTCGAAGTAGAATAGACACTCGAAGTCCTCAGGGTGGTAATTTTAATGATGGCATCTGCTCTGAGCTCAATTTGTCATTCTGGTCTCAGTGCGAACATCATCTACTCCCTTTTCAAGGCGTTGTGCACGTTGGTTATCACTCTTCAGATGGAGTCAACCCGGTTGGAAGACCTCTAGTGCAATCAGTAGTACATTTTTATGGCTTTAAACTCCAAGTGCAGGAAAGGGTAACCAGACAAATAGCTGAGACTGTTTCATCATTCTTAGGTGAAGACATTATCGTTGTTGTGGAAGCAAATCACACCTGTATGATATCTAGAGGAATCGAGAAATTTGGAAGCAACACAGCCACATTTGCTGTGTTGGGTCGATTTTCCACCGACCCTGTTGCAAGAGCAAAATTTTTGCAGAGCCTTCCGGACTCTTGTTCTGCAGGAAGATga
- the LOC107021189 gene encoding uncharacterized protein LOC107021189, with translation MGGDTTSPHSPIIHSTEESSFDENFPDNPLSSLSGSDRFGTKVENGSVDLEEFVTASSNIIDEMNEKQIRNVYMDVLESYEELQFHKDHLKEAKNKILSYTPGSWIEEVGGMKASDYNIPKKTTLLLIGPRGSGKSSLVNKISRVFDDDPFTPERAQVSYSSDGDGTYFLHEYTMPKGSSSFCLYDTRGLSDDLNENKKIVDRWMIKGVRHGKLITRDSDDAHPKSKVRQNRYCASETNVVNCVIFVVSAVQILQSMDSDDETKRQQTRAVATNFNYPLLSFKDEKPIVVLTHGDLLSLSDRTRIRMHLGQLLGIHPKKQIFDIPESDDFATRLTILNMLRHCLERADKNLPFKKDLPFKSPYRCKGALQMLAVRLLLAYAFLAILFGMGMMFKNTLKAKVASVSYSQSHMDIDWHANAVDSAPNLQPEAMQPHVEVECHASEVDSVPNLHPEAPQSDENLDCRASEVDTVCDLHPEAHQSDENLDCHASEVDSVRNLHPEVPESDDSLDWGAIRHLWSD, from the exons ATGGGTGGAGATACTACATCCCCTCATTCTCCTATCATCCATTCCACTG AAGAATCATCTTTTGATGAGAACTTCCCTGATAACCCGCTAAGCTCGCTCAG TGGTAGTGATCGTTTTGGCACAAAAGTAGAGAATGGTTCTGTGGATTTGGAGGAATTCGTTACAGCTTCTTCAAATATAATTGATGAGATGAATGAAAAGCAGATAAGGAATGTATATATGGATGTCCTCGAGAGCTATGAGGAACTGCAGTTCCATAAGGACCATTTGAAGGAAGccaaaaataaaatcttgaG CTACACCCCTGGATCGTGGATTGAGGAGGTGGGTGGCATGAAAGCGAGTGATTACAATATACCAAAAAAGACGACACTCTTGTTGATTGGTCCAAGAGGATCTGGTAAAAGCAGTCTTGTAAACAAGATCTCCAGAGTGTTTGATGATGATCCTTTTACACCAGAAAGAGCTCAAGTATCGT ATTCTTCTGATGGAGATGGGACATATTTTCTCCATGAGTACACGATGCCAAAAGGTTCAAGTTCTTTCTGTTTGTATGACACACGTGGTCTGTCGGATGATTtgaatgaaaataagaaaattgtgGACCGCTGGATGATAAAGGGGGTTCGTCATGGGAAGCTAATAACCag GGATTCTGATGATGCACATCCGAAGTCTAAAGTTCGCCAAAACAGATACTGTGCCAGTGAGACCAATGTGGTTAATTGTGTCATATTTGTTGTCAGTGCGGTCCAAATTCTACAATCGATGGACAGCGATGATGAAACAAAAAGGCAACAAACTCGAGCTGTTGCTACAAATTTCAACTACCCTCTCTTGTCATTCAAAG ATGAAAAACCTATTGTTGTGCTCACACATGGTGATTTACTTTCACTTTCGGATCGTACGCGCATCCGCATGCATTTGGGACAGCTGCTGGGTATTCATCCCAAGAAACAAATTTTTGATATCCCAG AAAGTGATGATTTTGCAACTAGGTTGACTATACTCAACATGCTGCGCCATTGTCTTGAGCGTGCTGATAAAAACCTACCCTTCAAAAAAGACCTACCTTTCAAAAGCCCATATAGATGCAAG GGGGCCTTGCAGATGCTTGCAGTACGTCTTCTATTGGCATATGCGTTTCTAGCAATACTTTTCGGAATGGGGATGATGTTCAAGAATACTCTCAAAGCCAAAGTTGCCTCAGTTTCCTATTCACAATCACATATGGACATAGATTGGCATGCAAATGCCGTTGATTCTGCACCCAATCTTCAGCCTGAGGCAATGCAACCACATGTAGAAGTAGAGTGTCATGCAAGTGAGGTTGATTCTGTTCCCAATCTTCACCCTGAGGCCCCCCAATCAGATGAAAACTTAGATTGTCGTGCAAGTGAGGTTGATACTGTGTGCGATCTTCACCCTGAGGCCCACCAATCAGATGAGAACTTAGATTGTCATGCAAGTGAGGTTGATTCTGTTCGCAATCTTCACCCTGAGGTCCCCGAGTCAGATGATAGCTTAGATTGGGGTGCAATCCGACACTTATGGTCTGACTGA
- the LOC107023913 gene encoding uncharacterized protein LOC107023913, which produces MEKNSSVGAKPWSHHPLHHHHHYFQIVHNCPLHSYMLQRNKHVPPCPLFTPFPLPQNPEQITPSLQPEVMNMQISEPNVSFNDSGMMQNEGENFEYEDEEEEPIFVLTDEWRDFFAKSEAKRRQAKKHAKKKGKSKITNGNTPALEE; this is translated from the exons ATGGAGAAAAACTCTTCAGTGGGTGCGAAGCCATGGAGTCATCATCCTCTTCACCACCATCATCATTACTTTCAGATAGTACATAATTGTCCATTACACAGCTACATGTTGCAGCGCAACAAACACGTACCGCCATGCCCACTTTTTACTCCTTTTCCATTGCCGCAAAACCCTGAACAAATTACTCCGTCTTTACAGCCAGAAGTTATGAATATGCAGATTTCTGAGCCTAATGTCAGTTTTAACGATTCAGG AATGATGCAAAATGAAGGTGAGAACTTTGAatatgaagatgaagaagaggaGCCTATTTTTGTCCTTACAGATGAATGGAGAGATTTCTTTGCCAAATCTGAAGCTAAAAGGAGACAAG CgaaaaaacatgctaagaagAAAGGGAAGAGTAAGATCACAAATGGGAACACACCAGCATTGGAGGAGTGA
- the LOC107023912 gene encoding cyclin-C1-2-like: MAANFWISSQYKELLDQEEVDVVHQLDKERGITLDDFKLIKLHMSNYVARLAQNVKVRQRVVATAITYMRRVYIRRSMTEYDPRLVAPTCLYLASKAEESTVQARLLVFYIKKLYSDEKYKYEIKDILDMEMKVLEALNYYLVVYHPYRSLAQFLQDAGMNDATQLTWGLINDTYKMDLILIHPPHLITLACIYIASVLKDKETTAWFEELRVDMNVVKNIAMEILDYYDGHRSISDERVNAAMSKLAGR, translated from the exons ATGGCTGCCAATTTCTGGATTTCTTCTCAGTA CAAAGAACTTTTGGACCAAGAAGAGGTTGATGTGGTGCATCAGTTGGATAAAGAGAGAGGCATCACTCTCGATGATTTCAAGCTCATCAAGTTGCATATGTCCAATT ATGTTGCAAGATTGGCTCAAAATGTGAAAGTGAGACAAAG GGTTGTTGCTACCGCAATTACGTACATGAGACGCGTATATATCAG GAGAAGTATGACCGAGTATGATCCTCGTCTGGTTGCTCCAACTTGCTTGTATTTGGCATCAAAAGCAGAAGAAAGCACTGTGCAGGCCCGACTACTTGTATTTTACATCAAGAAATTAT ATTCGGATGAGAagtataaatatgaaataaaagacatactAGACATGGAGATGAAAGTTCTGGAAGCCCTAAACTATTACTTAGTCGTATATCATCCATATCGTTCATTAGCACA GTTCCTTCAGGATGCCGGCATGAATGATGCAACTCAATTGACTTG GGGACTTATAAATGACACCTATAAGATGGACCTAATTCTCATTCATCCACCACATTTGATTACTTTAGCTTGCATATATATTGCAAGTGTGCTGAAAGATAAAGAAACTACTGCCTGGTTTGAGGAGCTTCGAGTTGATATGAATGTG GTGAAAAATATTGCAATGGAGATACTAGATTATTATGACGGCCATAGATCGATCTCAGATGAGAGGGTAAATGCTGCCATGAGCAAGCTAGCTGGAAGATAG